In Paramormyrops kingsleyae isolate MSU_618 chromosome 11, PKINGS_0.4, whole genome shotgun sequence, the genomic window tataaatataatgtaaacTAAATTGTGATTGGTGAGATCACTGATAGACATCAACAGTTTCAGAACATAATTGGATGATATTCACTAGGAATTCTGTGAGAATGAGAATGAGAATCAGGATGCATGGAGGGCTTGACTGAGCAGTGCTCATTCTGTGAGAATGAGAATCGGGATGCATGGAGGGCTTGACTGAGCAGTGCTCATTCTGTGAGCATGAGAATCGGGATGCATGGAGGGCTTGACTGAGCAGTGCTCATTATGTGAGAATGAGAAGCGGGATGCACAGAGGGCTTGCCTGAGCAGTGCTCCTTCTGTGAGAATGAGAAGCGGGATGCACAGTGCTTGACTGAGCAGTGCTCATTCTGTGCGAATGAGAAGTGGGATGCACAGAGGGCTTGACTGAGCAGTGCTCATTCTGTGAGCATGAGAATCGGGATGCATGGAGGGCTTGACTGAGCAGTGCTCATTATGTGAGAATGAGAAGCGGGATGCACAGAGGGCTTGCCTGAGCAGTGCTCCTTCTGTGAGAATGAGAAGCGGGATGCACAGTGCTTGACTGAGCAGTGCTCATTCTGTGCGAATGAGAAGTGGGATGCACAGAGGGCTTGACTGAGCAGTGCTCATTCTGTGCGAATGAGAAGCGGGATGCACAGAGGGCTTGACTGAGCAGTGCTCATAATGTGCTGTCATGGAACCTTATCAGCAGCTTCAGGCTCTAATGCGGTAGAACTTAACCACAGCTGAGTTAATAGGGCTAGCAGCTATTAAAAAGGCATTACACGgttattataaaacaataaagcAGGTATTGCTTGTATTTATAAATAGGGGTTACATCTGTTTTGCTGTTATGATCCAATTTTGACCAttatctttatatatatatcagtatATATTCTTTCACTTTAAATGTTGAGTTCAGAATACACATTCTATGAAAAAGCAAGTCCAGCTTGTTTACTTTTCAGTAGTTCCTGCAGCCAACCATTATATAACAAACCATTGTAGAGTCAATTATTTTTTGAATACCTGATATATTATTAAACCATTCAATGCTGCTTGACTAACACAGTATAATAGAGTTTGTccagtgatggacaaaatgtcAGAATATATTAACTGCTGTGTCTCACTGTTGGTGTGTTtcaattttgtttaatttctaaAAATTATCTAGTAATGGAAATAATAGGactaataaagaaaataaaattataactTTACAATACTCATAATTGTCAATGCATTGTCTCCTATCGAATTTAGTACTGCAGTGAAATTTTGGCTTAGTAGTACCTAATATATAGAAAAATAGTCATATGTTTTGAATTTACTTCCATGCATATTCTCTTAGATAAAAACACAGCTTGCATTCATTCATACAGGTACAGCTGTAGTTTGTATAATGATGGTTCAATAAATGCTAGACAAAATATCTGATGTTTACAGAATACCTGTCTCCAACTCCAAATTAGTGCAGATACATATAATATTGAGTGACTTGGCAAACCCATAATAATATTTGTATCATGattatatgtgtgtttgtagaTTTTATTTTACACGTCTGCTCCTGCCACCTGCCCCTGGTACAGATCATGCTGGTGGATAAGCCTTTACCTAAAATGCAATTGGGTGGACCCTGTCTAGCATCAGTGCACCTCTATTATGCATATATTGTGTCAGAATTTATCTTATATTTGTTACATATACCGACTTGTAAACAGGGTGCTATGATTTTCATTTGGTTGTTTGCACTTAAAGTAAATAAGTAATCTATAACATCTTCATTTGAAATGAATAAGTTCTCAATGAATCTGTCTAAAATCTGTGAAATGTGTTATCTGTAATGAATTACTATTCTTCTCATAgcattaatgtttattaatgtttatttagcAGGTTGGCGTTAATGCGATGGAATTGTGCATCAGCACTGACATTCAGACCAGCTGGGGTAGCCAAGTACTGTATCTCTTATTCACTGCCAGCGTTGAGTCCGCTAGACGCCTCAGTGGCTCTACTCCACTCTCTTGTCCTCTTCTCTGCACTTCATGGGGATGAAATGAGATGATGTGTTCTCTTTCCTCGTCTTCCTGCCTTTCAGGGGCCTCCCCTTCTGGGACAAAGCAATGAACATCTCTTTGCCATTTTGTTTAGTCCACTTTGCTGAAGAATAAGCGTTGAAATAGTTTTCTAGAAAGACCTCCTTAAAGTTGCAGTTTTCATTGTATGTTTTCTGAAAAGGTAAATAATCGCAGTAAGTTAGGTACCGTCtgactttaaaaaaatatttatgagaaTTTCACAGTGAAATGCTGGATTGCGCACAAGAAATACACCATTTGAGACTTATTGTAACAAAGTATGCAGAAGTACTGAATGTTTCTGACCTTGCCTTGTAATACTCCTGTCTTGTTCATAGATATGTAATACTGACTTTTTACCCCTTTGATAGCGAGGATACCTCCTTCGGAGACTGTGCGTATTTCCAGGATACCTGCAATGCCATCAAAGCAAGGTTAGTAAACAAACGAACAAAAAAAACTTGCTAATAAAATGTGTCTCCCCCTTTGAGATCAGAAACCATCCACATTATAAGAACAAGTTGAGTTGTTAAATGGTTTGGGTGGCCATCCCAGAATCCAGTGCTCATGAAGTTGCACATATGGACAACAGATTAAACGCTGTATCCTGAGggtaaaaaaaatgtctgttcCCATTAGCTTTGCACGCTACATTTCAAAACAGACGCTGAGTAGCTCCATTTAtggagaaaataaaataatatcttTTGGTCTATTAGTCCAGTCATAGTCCAACTATTGTAGAAAAATAATACTGGCTGTATACTGCCATTCATTGGAAAATATGTCTACAAATTCATGAAGGATTGATTTGTTAACAAGgagtttattattatcattattattattattattattattattattaacccAGATAAAAGCAGCTGCCTATTCACATGACTTTTGGCAGCTGTACTTAAGCTGGTATCAATTATTCAGAGGGATTCACCTCAACGATGTTTGATAGGAAACACAAAAGCTCCAGCCATTTATTACTTCTTGAATGAAAGACAACAAAACAACTTTCTTaataactgaaaacatggcTTTGGGAATTGACACAAGAATTGGGGTAttttagaaattcttgttaATATTTATTCTACCAGCATTTTCTGGAACTTCCTTATTATTGCAACTGTTTTTAGCTGTCCCTAGAAACTAGAGGCTACAATTAGGCTTGTATTAAGCAACTCAAAATCTGTCCTTGTAGATTGtctctgcaaactgaatttatGATCAGTGtaacacatattttaaaaatctaaCTCCCGCTGTAAAGGGAAATTCTTTGCATACATTATACCTCAGAGTCAGACAGTTTACTGTGAGCTGCTATTGGAAATGTAGATTGGGTGAGTTTTACCCTCAGGTCTAAAAGAACTTCCGTGGATGGTTTCTGGACTTTTATGTCTGACCGTGTTTTATGTGCAGTACTTGTTCTTCTACATTGGGAAGCAGCACAGATTTACACTGCAATATACTACAGGGCCTGTAGTTGgttataattagttgtttgtTTGCTCTTATTCTGTATAATGGGTTCTGCCCCATTTAGATGATGTACTGGTTTGTGGATATTGCTTCTCGCGTGAGTGGAGGGCTGACACATGAATTATGCAGTTTCGGATTCATAGTTCTGAAATGCCATATAACACAAATGACTGGCTGGCAGTGTCTTCTTCAGTGCATTCTTTTCTCATCCTATACACTGGGTGTCATTTCTGATAGTTAGAGGAATATCTGCCCTTTATATGATTACCTGaggcatttaaaaatatagctGGGGTGGCTTGGTGCATAGTACTGTTGTCTTATACCTCAAGGGTTGGGAGTTCAAATCTGCCTGGAGGGTTTctttggcatctctaaattgcttgTAGCAGTGATTGTGAGTGTAAGTGTAGGCCTCTCTGTGCCCTGCAATGTACTGGGATCATGTCCATGGTGTTCCCCCTGACTTTGCCCTCACtgtctgggataggttccaggacCACATGTGACCTTTTCTGTAGTAAATGattggaagacggatggataaACAAATAGAACTATGAACTCCTTTAGGACAGTAAATATTTCCTGCTAACACCGATGTCCAGATTACCCTGTGATTGGTTAGCAGAGCACACAGTTCAGTGATGTGTAGCAGCAGAGCTTGCTTGCCTGCTTTGTGCCTCAGTAAAAGCTTAAGGTTCATCTAAGGTCACTGTCTTTAAATGCTGTCTAAACTTATAACATTTTGAATTAAGTAATGAAGAGATCCAGATGCGTGGCACCTCCTTTGGCACTGAATCTTCAGCAAAATTACTTTGGAACCGTGGGTCAGCCAATATCCTTCTGTATAAACTGTTTCAGATTTAAAAAGCACGTTTACAGCATGTAATTTGCTATAATCTCAACAGCATATTATGAGCATCACTGTGAAGTTCATGTTTTGTTCTTCTGTTAAAACAACCTGCTGTTGTGATTTATGAGAGGGCCATAAACGTAAGGAGAAACAACACTTTGAAATGGCTGAATTTATGTAATTCCCCTTTTTATTTcaattttcagttttaaaatatgttgttGAAATAATAATTCAAGATTTTGGTTCATATATTAGTATTAACAGTATTAAAACATTAAGGTATAGCGATGGCACTATGTTCTCACACCTCGAAAGCCTTGAGTTTAATTCCTGCCCAGGCTTTGCGGCTGTGAATCTTGCATCTCCTCCCTGtatttgtgtgggtttcctgtcGCAGTCCACAAACATGTGGTGTAGATCGGTTagtgtctttaaattgcccttagtgtgGAACTAGGGGTGAATATGGATCCAATGATGGATGGGCGTCCTGCCCAGGGTGCTTCACATGTCTGGTGCAATTAGCTCCATGTTCACTGAAAGGCTGATTTGGATGAACAGTTATGGAAAATGCATGGATTATGACGTAATAATCATTGACTTTCAATATAAAAGGCAATGTTATAACATTAGGCCAAATTATCCAATAAATAAAAGGACTGCACAAAAACAAGTAAAAGAAAAATTGCTCTGTggattgaagaaaaaaaaaaaattttcttTGTCTCTATTCCCGAAACCgcatttttaatgtaatttaaacaaGACGAGGGTAAAAGTTCCAGGAGAGAATATGGCTACTGCTGCAGACGTTTCAGGCCAGCCAACACGATGTTGTACAAAACGGGGCACAATTCGGGCTTCCCCTGAAGCGCAGCGTGGTACCTCTCTATGTTTTAGCAACTGTAACTGTTTAGCTGATACAAGGAGACGCTAATGCACACACGGGCCACAAATGGCATTCAGGGAGCCCTAATAAGGTTTTAACCAGCTTGAACAAATTTAGCTTAGCATGCTGTGCTGCCCCAGCCACTGGTTGACTCTGCTATTTGTGACTGATTCGTCATTTTCTGTCGCTCGAGTGGAGTTGATATCGTTTACATCTTTTATATTGGTGAGATAGTAGTGAAAAACCACAACTGTAACTCTGTAGTATgtgttctattattattattattattattattattattttgttcaaCCCTTTGGAATGGTGTTCATGTTCAATGTCATAAGACTATCAAGTTAACCAGTAGGCCTACATGTATTTCAAATACCAAGAAGGTGTCATCTTTAATATGACGACTATAGATTCAGGCAGGCACGAATTGTTCATAAATCAGTGTTGTTGATGTTTTTACTGTATTTGCTATGTATGCCTTTCCCAGACAGAAACATATGTTTGTAATTCAGTACATAAATCAGAACAGACACTTTAATTGGTGACTGAAATCCAGTTCATTATCTGCAACATATCATGGCTACATGTCagcttgttttaaaatgattgtttttaTGCTCTTGGTTTTGTCTGGCTGGTATTTCCCATGAAAAttcattctggttttttttttttttttttttttgacaacaGTTTTTAGTTAAGGTGAGAAGCGATTTGTTTGAATCAGACCCtcgagggtacagccccagtgacaagtaattatACTCCCagaggtacaaattggtacttttttcctGACAGTGTACAGGCTGTCCGTGCGCTTCTACAAAATTACATACCTCATAAATTGATCGTAAACCCATCCCCCTTTTCAGTTAATTGATGACAAGAAATGCGTTTCTGCAATCCCAGTTCTCTGGAAGGCTGCAATGACTCAATCTTTTTCCCATGTTTTTCATTTGGAAATGAACCTTCCCAGACAATCAGGACAGCCAGATCAAATATTAATAAACCCGCTATTCCTTCAGCAGTTTAAGCAGGAAACATTGAAAGTTTCTGCTAGTTGAACATTGGCACTTTTTACATGTCCATCGATTTAATACCAGCCTATTCTTCATTTGCCAGTGTGTAAAATAAACTCAGCCCTAAATTTACACGTAGACTACTAATTCTAATTCATTATTTCTCATTTTACTAATTTTCACTGGACAGTGTATTTAATCTATTTAAATAGAAGCAATCACTGAATTATGACACTTTTTTACAAATAGCCCTACGTATCACTGCCAATTTTGAAGTTATACGAGGGTTTTCGGCTCATTACTTACTAAAATTTGCTTATTAAAGAAACAGAAATTCACTTTGATGATTTTTAATGATTAAATACAAGTAGTAGTAGATGTAAATGTAATACTTAATCCCATTTGCCTGGTATTTTAGCTTAACACTATAATCCTATGCACAGTTAGCTGATCTCATAGATGtgctttttctgtgtttttgatACCTGCATGTGCTCCCATTGTAAGACCCGCCCCATCTACACTTTTCGCAGCTTTTCAACAGTAATTTCCAGTTTTGTCCCTCTGCACTGTGTAATCATAATATATTTGGAAGCTTAGAATGGCAAGACAAGAGTCTGTGATGTTCGTGGGCCGTCCATGGGTTAGTGTGTTTGACTTGCCGTGTTAGCTTTTTTTATTTGTACTTGAGTTATGTCCCGTGGTGTGTAGTAATCtgtagaaagaccatatacgcTCTTAACCCCTCACCCTCCCTTTTCTGCAACATTTAAAAGTTACAAGTACTCCAATTGTATGTGTTTTTTGCTATGGTGAATTCACTAATGATTTTTACAGAAATGCATATATTGGACTTGTATTTAAAATTTATTCTGAACTTCATAGATCATCTTGTATTCTACATGCAACCTAGCTACTCCTAGCAGCCTAAGTAACTTGATACGATTACGACATTTATCATGAAGAGACAACGAAGAT contains:
- the fgf7 gene encoding fibroblast growth factor 7 gives rise to the protein MHKWMLKWKLPTLLSKLYLHIMFLLSGMCLACSDRTPEQLAAIMNCSKHERHTRNYDYMEGGDVRVRQLFSGTQWFLTIDDYGNINGTQDPTNCYSILEIRTVSEGGILAIKGVKSQYYISMNKTGVLQGKKTYNENCNFKEVFLENYFNAYSSAKWTKQNGKEMFIALSQKGRPLKGRKTRKENTSSHFIPMKCREEDKRVE